One segment of Syngnathus typhle isolate RoL2023-S1 ecotype Sweden unplaced genomic scaffold, RoL_Styp_1.0 HiC_scaffold_157, whole genome shotgun sequence DNA contains the following:
- the LOC133148760 gene encoding merlin-like isoform X2, which produces MKQQHPTFRSRPKGAASIPQRSVRFQHCQVKKQILDEEIFCSPEASVLLASYAVQAKYGDYDPNFHKPGFLAQDELLPKTVLMQYQMTADMWEEKITAWYAEHRGIARDEAEMEYLKIAQDLEMYGVSYFDITQNKRDTDLLLGVDAQGLHIYSPNSKLTPNKSFPWSGIRNISYSEKEFTIKPLDKKKDVFKFYSSQLRVNKLILQLCIGNHDLFMRRRKVDSIEVQQMKAQAKEEKARKKMERQILSREKQMREEAERAKEEMERRLFQLQDEARLANEALLRSEETADLLAEKAQIAEEEAKLLAHKAAEAEQERQRLEVNAMKTKEEKRLMEQKMREAEQLAVKLVEQSERRLKEADHLKQDLSEARDAERRAKQKLLEITKTTYPLIAAYSAPPSASVPAPASTPAAAPPEADPAYEGTSSRLDFKDSDMKRLSMEIERERLEYMEKSKHLQDQLKELKTEIESLKLEEQQQQQQQQHHHHHPHLPHEQVYTLHDARAYMPEPLYIPHANRNAAYATHMAFLEEV; this is translated from the exons ATGAAGCAGCAACACCCGACCTTTCGGAGCCGTCCCAAGGGGGCAGCCAGCATTCCTCAGAGAAGTGTTAGATTCCAACATTGTCAA GTGAAAAAACAAATCTTGGATGAGGAGATTTTCTGCTCTCCCGAAGCTTCTGTTCTTCTGGCCTCGTATGCCGTCCAAGCCAAA TACGGCGACTACGACCCCAACTTCCACAAGCCGGGTTTCCTGGCGCAGGATGAACTTCTCCCCAAAACA GTGCTGATGCAGTACCAGATGACCGCAGACATGTGGGAGGAGAAGATCACGGCCTGGTATGCCGAGCACCGGGGCATCGCCAG GGACGAGGCGGAGATGGAATACCTGAAGATCGCTCAGGACCTCGAGATGTACGGCGTCAGCTACTTCGACATCACC CAAAACAAGCGCGACACGGACCTGCTGCTGGGCGTGGACGCGCAGGGTCTTCATATCTACAGCCCCAACAGCAAGCTCACCCCCAACAAGTCTTTTCCATGGAGCGGCATTCGCAACATCTCCTACAGCGAGAAAGAG TTCACCATCAAGCCTCTGGACAAGAAGAAAGACGTCTTCAAGTTCTACTCGTCTCAGCTGCGAGTCAACAAGCTG ATCCTGCAGCTGTGCATCGGCAACCACGATCTGTTCATGCGGAGGAGGAAGGTGGACTCCATCGAGGTGCAGCAGATGAAGGCGCAGGCCAAAGAGGAGAAGGCCCGCAAGAAG ATGGAGCGGCAGATCCTGTCGCGGGAGAAGCAGATGCGGGAGGAGGCTGAGCGAGCCAAAGAGGAGATGGAACGGAGGCTGTTCCAGCTGCAGGATGAGGCGCGTCTGGCCAACGAGGCGCTG CTACGCTCGGAGGAGACGGCCGACCTGCTGGCGGAGAAAGCTCAGATCGCCGAGGAGGAAGCCAAGCTGCTGGCTCACAAGGCGGCCGAGGCCGAGCAGGAGCGCCAGAGGTTGGAGGTCAACGCCATGAAGACCAAAGAGGAGAAGAGGCTGATGGAGCAGAAGATGAGGGAGGCCGAACAGCTGGCCGTCAAGCTGGTGGAGCAGTCGGAGAGAAG ACTGAAGGAAGCCGACCACCTGAAGCAGGACCTCAGCGAGGCCAGGGACGCCGAGAGGAGGGCCAAGCAGAAACTGCTGGAGATCACCAAGACCACCTACCCG CTGATAGCGGCCTATTCAGCTCCTCCCTCCGCTAGCGTTCCCGCACCCGCCTCAACTCCCGCCGCCGCGCCCCCGGAAGCCGACCCGGCCTACGAAGGCACGTCGTCGCGTCTGGACTTTAAAGACTCTGACATGAAGAGGCTCTCCATGGAGATCGAGCGCGAGAG GTTGGAGTACATGGAGAAGAGCAAACATCTTCAGGACCAACTGAAGGAACTCAAGACTGAGATTGAGTCTCTGAAGCTGGaggagcaacagcagcagcagcagcagcagcatcatcatcatcatcctcacctTCCTCACGAGCAGGTGTACACGTTGCACGACGCCAGGGCTTACATGCCGGAACCGCTCTACATTCCTCACGCCAAC AGGAACGCGGCCTACGCGACTCATATGGCCTTCTTGGAGGAGGTTTGA
- the LOC133148760 gene encoding merlin-like isoform X1 gives MSILGLKKKTPKTFKVKVTTMDAEMEFSCEVKWKGKDLFDLVCRTVGLRETWFFGLRCTVKGTYAWLKPDKRVLDQEIPKDSPITFHFLAKFFPEKVEEELVQEITQHLFFLQVKKQILDEEIFCSPEASVLLASYAVQAKYGDYDPNFHKPGFLAQDELLPKTVLMQYQMTADMWEEKITAWYAEHRGIARDEAEMEYLKIAQDLEMYGVSYFDITQNKRDTDLLLGVDAQGLHIYSPNSKLTPNKSFPWSGIRNISYSEKEFTIKPLDKKKDVFKFYSSQLRVNKLILQLCIGNHDLFMRRRKVDSIEVQQMKAQAKEEKARKKMERQILSREKQMREEAERAKEEMERRLFQLQDEARLANEALLRSEETADLLAEKAQIAEEEAKLLAHKAAEAEQERQRLEVNAMKTKEEKRLMEQKMREAEQLAVKLVEQSERRLKEADHLKQDLSEARDAERRAKQKLLEITKTTYPLIAAYSAPPSASVPAPASTPAAAPPEADPAYEGTSSRLDFKDSDMKRLSMEIERERLEYMEKSKHLQDQLKELKTEIESLKLEEQQQQQQQQHHHHHPHLPHEQVYTLHDARAYMPEPLYIPHANRNAAYATHMAFLEEV, from the exons ATGTCCATTTTaggcttaaaaaagaaaacgccGAAGacgttcaaagtcaaagttacCACCATGGATGCTGAGATGGAATTCAGTTGTGAG GTGAAGTGGAAAGGCAAAGACCTTTTTGACCTAGTGTGTCGTACGGTGGGCTTGAGGGAGACCTGGTTCTTCGGTCTTCGCTGCACCGTCAAGGGCACGTATGCGTGGCTCAAACCTGACAAACGA GTCTTGGACCAGGAGATCCCTAAAGACTCGCCCATCACATTTCACTTCCTGGCCAAATTCTTTCCAGAGAAAGTTGAGGAAGAGCTCGTCCAAGAAATCACACAGCACCTCTTCTTCTTACAG GTGAAAAAACAAATCTTGGATGAGGAGATTTTCTGCTCTCCCGAAGCTTCTGTTCTTCTGGCCTCGTATGCCGTCCAAGCCAAA TACGGCGACTACGACCCCAACTTCCACAAGCCGGGTTTCCTGGCGCAGGATGAACTTCTCCCCAAAACA GTGCTGATGCAGTACCAGATGACCGCAGACATGTGGGAGGAGAAGATCACGGCCTGGTATGCCGAGCACCGGGGCATCGCCAG GGACGAGGCGGAGATGGAATACCTGAAGATCGCTCAGGACCTCGAGATGTACGGCGTCAGCTACTTCGACATCACC CAAAACAAGCGCGACACGGACCTGCTGCTGGGCGTGGACGCGCAGGGTCTTCATATCTACAGCCCCAACAGCAAGCTCACCCCCAACAAGTCTTTTCCATGGAGCGGCATTCGCAACATCTCCTACAGCGAGAAAGAG TTCACCATCAAGCCTCTGGACAAGAAGAAAGACGTCTTCAAGTTCTACTCGTCTCAGCTGCGAGTCAACAAGCTG ATCCTGCAGCTGTGCATCGGCAACCACGATCTGTTCATGCGGAGGAGGAAGGTGGACTCCATCGAGGTGCAGCAGATGAAGGCGCAGGCCAAAGAGGAGAAGGCCCGCAAGAAG ATGGAGCGGCAGATCCTGTCGCGGGAGAAGCAGATGCGGGAGGAGGCTGAGCGAGCCAAAGAGGAGATGGAACGGAGGCTGTTCCAGCTGCAGGATGAGGCGCGTCTGGCCAACGAGGCGCTG CTACGCTCGGAGGAGACGGCCGACCTGCTGGCGGAGAAAGCTCAGATCGCCGAGGAGGAAGCCAAGCTGCTGGCTCACAAGGCGGCCGAGGCCGAGCAGGAGCGCCAGAGGTTGGAGGTCAACGCCATGAAGACCAAAGAGGAGAAGAGGCTGATGGAGCAGAAGATGAGGGAGGCCGAACAGCTGGCCGTCAAGCTGGTGGAGCAGTCGGAGAGAAG ACTGAAGGAAGCCGACCACCTGAAGCAGGACCTCAGCGAGGCCAGGGACGCCGAGAGGAGGGCCAAGCAGAAACTGCTGGAGATCACCAAGACCACCTACCCG CTGATAGCGGCCTATTCAGCTCCTCCCTCCGCTAGCGTTCCCGCACCCGCCTCAACTCCCGCCGCCGCGCCCCCGGAAGCCGACCCGGCCTACGAAGGCACGTCGTCGCGTCTGGACTTTAAAGACTCTGACATGAAGAGGCTCTCCATGGAGATCGAGCGCGAGAG GTTGGAGTACATGGAGAAGAGCAAACATCTTCAGGACCAACTGAAGGAACTCAAGACTGAGATTGAGTCTCTGAAGCTGGaggagcaacagcagcagcagcagcagcagcatcatcatcatcatcctcacctTCCTCACGAGCAGGTGTACACGTTGCACGACGCCAGGGCTTACATGCCGGAACCGCTCTACATTCCTCACGCCAAC AGGAACGCGGCCTACGCGACTCATATGGCCTTCTTGGAGGAGGTTTGA
- the LOC133148762 gene encoding methyltransferase-like protein 27: MSADARTFEMARDVVLSLHKATSAEDLVHFYNQWAKTYEQDVELIDYRAPSLAASKVSAHFSGDRQTAAVLDVACGTGMVAKMMKREGFERFVGVDVSEGMLQYARQSGLYQVLEMAKLGDQPLPVPSDAFDVTFIVGGLSSSQIPVRVIREAQQATKQGGYICMTTRANLDNLSYKEDLEGEMKQMEDEGLWRRVDVTVVKEFERGVTDHEIAYIPGSIYVFRKL, from the exons ATGTCCGCGGACGCGCGCACCTTTGAAATGGCCAGAGACGTCGTCCTGTCCTTACACAAAGCCACCTCTGCGGAGGACCTAGTCCACTTCTACAACCAGTGGGCCAAAACCTACGAGCAG GATGTTGAACTTATCGATTACCGTGCGCCAAGTCTAGCAGCGAGCAAAGTCTCCGCCCACTTCAGCGGAGACCGCCAAACCGCAGCAGTCTTGGACGTGGCCTGCGGCACTGGCATGGTGGCCAAGATG ATGAAGCGGGAGGGATTCGAGCGCTTTGTGGGTGTCGACGTCAGCGAGGGCATGCTGCAGTACGCCCGACAGAGCGGCTTGTACCAAGTCCTCGAGATGGCAAAGCTGGGAGATCAACCACTTCCTGTCCCGTCAG ATGCTTTTGATGTAACGTTCATCGTCGGCGGTTTAAGTTCAAGTCAGATTCCAGTGAGGGTGATCCGGGAGGCGCAGCAGGCCACTAAGCAGG GAGGCTACATCTGCATGACCACTCGGGCTAACCTTGACAACTTGAGCTACAAGGAAGACTTGGAGGGCGAGATGAAGCAAATGGAGGACGAGGGACTGTGGCGCCGCGTCGACGTGACTGTCGTGAAGGAATTTGAGCGAGGGGTGACCGATCATGAAATTGCATACATCCCTGGATCCATTTATGTTTTTCGGAAGCTTTAA
- the LOC133148761 gene encoding claudin-4-like — protein sequence MASTGMQLLASGLCLLGWAGVIISCLLPTWRVTAFVGSTIVTSQTIWEGIWMTCVVQSTGQIQCKPYESMLALSADLQAARALIVLAVLTGAVGLVLAFIGGKCTRFLDREGSGSKGRVAMAAGAVLILAGVLCLIPTSWVAGAVVRKFYSAAIDAQRRELGACLYIGWGASIMLILGGGLFISSNCPLEPRGADKSPSVRYLMVRSPTGSLHRIPATRSSGTLFSGPPSYQPASAKSEPAIGTPWGYGGQNSEKSSTKSQLKRMDSAPSEQSEAPSYKSQLKPDEENRNLGSAGSQPEDASSNPTKTYL from the coding sequence ATGGCGTCGACGGGCATGCAGCTGCTGGCCAGCGGCCTGTGCCTGCTGGGTTGGGCGGGTGTGATCATCAGCTGCCTACTGCCCACGTGGCGGGTGACGGCGTTCGTGGGCAGCACCATCGTGACGTCGCAGACCATCTGGGAGGGCATCTGGATGACCTGCGTGGTCCAGAGCACAGGCCAGATCCAGTGCAAGCCCTACGAGTCAATGTTGGCGCTGAGCGCCGACCTGCAGGCGGCCCGTGCCCTCATCGTGTTGGCGGTATTGACCGGCGCCGTGGGCCTTGTGCTGGCCTTCATCGGGGGCAAGTGCACCCGCTTCCTAGATCGGGAAGGGTCCGGCTCCAAAGGCAGGGTGGCGATGGCGGCGGGGGCTGTTCTGATCCTGGCGGGCGTGTTGTGTTTGATTCCCACCTCATGGGTGGCCGGCGCCGTGGTCAGAAAGTTCTACAGCGCCGCTATTGACGCTCAGCGGCGTGAACTCGGCGCCTGCCTCTACATTGGTTGGGGGGCGTCCATCATGCTCATTCTCGGAGGGGGGCTTTTCATCAGCTCCAATTGCCCCCTCGAACCGCGTGGCGCCGACAAGAGCCCGTCCGTACGATACCTGATGGTCCGTTCGCCCACCGGGTCGCTCCACAGGATTCCGGCCACGAGGTCCAGCGGCACCCTTTTCAGCGGGCCTCCCAGTTATCAGCCGGCCTCCGCCAAGTCCGAGCCTGCCATCGGGACCCCTTGGGGGTACGGCGGACAAAACTCGGAGAAGTCCTCCACCAAGTCTCAATTGAAGCGAATGGACTCTGCGCCTTCAGAGCAAAGCGAAGCGCCGTCTTACAAGTCTCAGCTGAAGCCCGACGAGGAGAACCGCAATTTGGGTTCTGCTGGGAGCCAACCTGAAGATGCATCCTCCAATCCTACAAAGACCTACCTCTGA
- the LOC133148763 gene encoding claudin-4-like yields the protein MRTQLVGVLLGLLGLLGTGLICALPAWKVSAFVGSNIVTAQVFWEGLWMNCVIQSTGHAQCKAYDSVLALPRDLQASRALVCVSLGVGALALGMSVLGARCTTFLRHDWPTKNNVGLSAGVIFVVAGVLCLIPVSLSAHAIITGFFDPLPSEERRGELGASIYVGWTSGALLIIGGVLVCSVYTC from the exons ATGCGGACGCAGCTTGTCGGTGTTCTGCTGGGCTTGCTTGGGCTACTGGGCACGGGTCTAATCTGCGCCCTGCCCGCCTGGAAGGTGTCAGCTTTTGTGGGTTCCAACATCGTGACGGCGCAGGTCTTTTGGGAAGGCTTGTGGATGAACTGCGTCATCCAGAGCACGGGACATGCGCAGTGCAAGGCGTACGACTCCGTCCTGGCTCTACCTCGTGACCTGCAGGCCTCCCGGGCACTG GTGTGTGTGTCGTTGGGGGTGGGCGCGTTGGCGCTGGGCATGAGCGTGCTGGGCGCCCGCTGCACAACCTTCCTCCGCCACGACTGGCCGACCAAGAACAACGTGGGTCTATCAGCAGGTGTGATCTTCGTGGTGGCCGGCGTCCTGTGCCTGATTCCCGTCAGCTTGTCGGCCCACGCCATCATCACCGGCTTCTTTGACCCGCTGCCCTCCGAGGAGCGGCGTGGCGAACTGGGCGCCTCCATTTATGTGGGCTGGACCTCAGGGGCGCTGCTCATCATCGGCGGCGTGCTTGTATGCTCAGTTTACACGTGCTAA
- the LOC133148767 gene encoding claudin-like protein ZF-A89 has product MVSAGFQILGAALGLIGWIGAIVVCALPMWRVTAFIGSNIVTAQTSWEGVWMSCVVQSTGQMQCKVYDSMLALSSDLQAARALLIIAIMVGILAILLSVAGGKCTNCVKDPAAKVKVGLAGGVVFIVAGVLLLIPVCWTAHTVVRDFNNPLVASAQKRELGAMTSVGLQLLGAFLVIVGFLGAILTCALPMWRVSAFIGSNIVTAQVFWEGLWMNCVKQSTGQMQCKVYDSMLALPSDLQAARALVVIAILVVVVGLLLVGVGGKCTNCLEEEAAKTRVAAAAGVLCVLGGVLLIIPVSWSAHVVIRNFYNPLLGDAQRRELGASLFIGWGAAGLLFIGGSLFLGKCASRRDGRYSVKYSAPRSAPGGGAYV; this is encoded by the exons ATGGTGTCCGCGGGTTTCCAGATCCTGGGCGCCGCCCTAGGACTGATCGGTTGGATCGGTGCCATTGTGGTGTGCGCGCTGCCCATGTGGCGCGTGACGGCCTTCATCGGAAGCAACATTGTGACGGCGCAGACGTCATGGGAGGGCGTCTGGATGAGCTGCGTGGTGCAGAGCACGGGGCAGATGCAGTGCAAGGTCTACGACTCCATGCTGGCCCTCAGCTCCGACCTCCAGGCGGCGCGGGCCCTGCTGATCATCGCCATCATGGTGGGCATCCTGGCCATCCTGCTGTCGGTGGCGGGTGGCAAGTGCACCAACTGCGTGAAGGACCCGGCAGCCAAGGTCAAGGTGGGCTTGGCGGGCGGAGTGGTCTTCATCGTGGCCGGCGTGCTGCTGCTGATCCCCGTGTGCTGGACGGCGCACACGGTGGTGCGCGACTTCAACAACCCGCTGGTGGCCAGCGCCCAGAAGCGAGAGCTGGGCGCC ATGACGTCCGTGGGCCTGCAACTGTTGGGCGCGTTCCTGGTGATTGTGGGCTTCTTAGGTGCCATCTTGACGTGCGCGCTTCCCATGTGGCGCGTGTCCGCCTTCATCGGCAGTAACATCGTGACGGCGCAGGTGTTCTGGGAAGGTTTATGGATGAACTGTGTCAAGCAGAGCACCGGACAGATGCAGTGCAAGGTCTACGACTCTATGCTGGCGCTGCCCAGCGATCTGCAAGCAGCGCGCGCCTTGGTGGTGATCGCCATCTTGGTGGTGGTCGTGGGACTTCTGCTGGTCGGCGTCGGCGGTAAATGCACGAACTgcctggaggaggaagcagccaaGACTcgtgtggcggcggcggctggtGTGCTGTGCGTGCTGGGCGGAGTCTTGCTGATTATCCCCGTGTCTTGGTCGGCGCACGTGGTGATCCGCAACTTCTACAACCCGTTGCTGGGCGACGCGCAGAGGCGGGAGCTGGGTGCCTCGCTCTTCATCGGCTGGGGAGCCGCTGGCCTGCTGTTCATCGGAGGGTCGCTTTTCTTGGGAAAGTGCGCCTCCCGCCGGGACGGCAGATACTCCGTCAAATACTCTGCGCCCCGCTCTGCCCCTGGTGGGGGCGCTTACGTCTGA